GATACACGCCCTCCGCGACGTCAGCCTGTCCGTTCAGCCCGGCCGCATCGTGGCCGTCATCGGCGCCAACGGCGCGGGCAAATCGACCCTGATGATGACGCTGGCCGGCCTGCTGGCCCCTGCCTCCGGGCAGATAACCTACGAGGGGAGGCCGCTGCCGGCCAAAGCATACGAAGTGCTTGGCATGGGCATCTGCCTGGTCCCCGAACGGCGTCGCCTGTACGCCAACCTCACGGTGAAGGAGAACCTCCTCATGGGGGCGTTTCTCCGCAACGACAAAGACGGTATCGAGGCCGACCTGGGAAAAATGTACGCCTTGTTCCCTATCCTGCGGGAACGCTTGAAGCAATACGCCGGAACGCTGTCCGGCGGCGAGCAGCAGATGGTCGCCATCGCCCGCGGGCTGATGTCGCGGCCCAAGCTGCTGCTGCTCGACGAACCGTCGCTGGGGCTTGCGCCCCTCCTCGTGGAGAATGTTTTCAAGACGGTCCGCGAAATTAAGGCTCAGGGAACCACCATTCTGCTCGCCGAGCAGAACGCCTTTCAGGCCCTGGAGATGGCCGACGACGCTTTTGTCCTCGAGACGGGGCGCGTGCTGCTTACCGGAGCGGGCAGCGACCTGATCGCCGATCCCCTGGTGCGCAAGGCATACCTGGGCATAAAAAGCTAGGCGAAACTAATACGGGAGAGATTCGCGATGAAAATTGAAACGATGCTCATCCACGGCGCCGAAGGCGATCCGTCGACAGGATCGGTGAGCACGCCCATTTATCAGGTGTCCACCTTCCGCCAGCACACCGTCGGACAGCAGGGCGGCTACCAATATTCGCGGGGCGCCAACCCCACCCGCCACGCGCTCGAAGAGCAGATGGCCCTTCTTGAGGGCGGCTGCCGCGGGTTCGCCTTCGCCTCGGGCATGGCGGCGATGACGGCCGTCCTGCATCTTTTCAAGGCCGGCGACCATATCGTCGCCAGCCAGAA
This genomic stretch from Sporomusaceae bacterium harbors:
- a CDS encoding ABC transporter ATP-binding protein, with amino-acid sequence MCSELTSGRDTNVLEVSNLNVKYGQIHALRDVSLSVQPGRIVAVIGANGAGKSTLMMTLAGLLAPASGQITYEGRPLPAKAYEVLGMGICLVPERRRLYANLTVKENLLMGAFLRNDKDGIEADLGKMYALFPILRERLKQYAGTLSGGEQQMVAIARGLMSRPKLLLLDEPSLGLAPLLVENVFKTVREIKAQGTTILLAEQNAFQALEMADDAFVLETGRVLLTGAGSDLIADPLVRKAYLGIKS